The nucleotide window AAGTATATTTGAAAAGCTAATAGATAAATCAAAAGCTACTGATATAAAAAATTCAGCATACTTTGAAACTTCAAATATCCCTTCAACTTCAAGTGTAACCTATGAAAAGCCAACACCAATAAAATGGGAAGATCAATTACTTTATCCTAATATGAAGTATGAATTTGATCCAGATGCATATGAATCATACGAAAATGCAAAGGAATATGATCCTATTGCATATGAATGGATAACTCAATTAAGAATAGCAACAAATGGAAATAAATATGAAGATGCTCCTGAGTTTGAAGCTTTTATAAAAAAATGGATGGATAAAGGGGAAAGTGAAGAACATGCTTTAGTAAGAGCTACTACTTATGCACTAGCAGGATTACTTGATTATGGTAAACAAAAAGTTTGGCAAATAGGTAACGATTTACCTTATGGAGATATTAAACAACATGGCTTTCATCTAATCAATAATGAACCATTAAAAAATGCTGTAATAAAAACTCTTGATAATTTAAGTGTGGGAGATGCTACTGATTTAGTACGTTCAATTTTTGATGGTTATCCTGAAAATAAAGGAGCGCCTTCAAGTTTCCAAAAACTACTTGATGATTTTGGAGTTAAACTTGAAGAGTTAAAAAAACTAAATCCTGAAGAACATAAAGATGATAAATTTACTTTTACAGGTGATGTAAATTTAAAAGATGGAACTGATTCTAAAGAATACAACAACTTTATCTTTGATACTTTAATCAAATTCTTTGAAGATAGAATTGAAAAATTAGATTACTATGTTGCAAATAAACCTCCTGAAGATACTCCTGATTATCATGAAGTAAGAGATGGTTTAAATTCTTTGATAGATAACTTTAAAAAAGAAGTTGATATTTATAATAATTCAAAATAGTAGAATATTTTTTTAAATTATCATTATAAAAAAATTAGACTTTTAAGATATGTTATTGTCAATTTTCACTTCATCAACTTTCTTTTTTAATTTTTCAATAAAAGAGTATAAATCTTCATTTTTTATCTCTTCTTCATATCCAAGTAGATATTTTAACATCAACTCTTCTTTACTTAAAATATGTCTATCTTTATCTAATAATTTTATATTTTTATTCTCATCAGATATTATTTCAAAAGCTTCTTTTAAAATTTCTGTTTTACTAGAACTCTCTTCTTCTATTTTTAAATTTGTTAAATTTTTTGGTTTTGAAGCTTTTAGTTCATCTATCCATTGTCTTTTCCCTGTTCCAAAGTTTTCACTCTGTTTTACATCATAAAATGAACCATTTTCATAATCTATTGATAAAACTAAATCTGGTACTGAATCAAATCCATTTTTGGCAAGTTTTGTTAAACCTGCTACGTTAGAGGCAATTGACATCTGTTTTACAAAATCTGACATATTTGGATTCTCATTAATCTTTTTTATATAAATCTCAGCAACATTTGTCCCATCTTCTGTTACAAATTTTCCATCTTTTATCTCTAAATCTTTTAAGTTATATCCTGTTACATTTTTTATATTTTGTGTAAGATTATATTTTGAAGCTGAAGTTCCATTATATTGGGTTGAATCATCTGAACGACTTGAAATAATATGTCTAAATAACTCTTTTGCATTATTTGCTGTATTCATCACATCTTCAACTGCTTTAGCAAGAGTTTCATCATCTGTTCCACTAACAGTTGCTTTTAGAGTATTTGGGTCAATAGTAAAAGTAAGTTTTGTATCTTGTGGAATTGTTACATTATATTTATTTAGAAGTGTTTGAAACTGCTCATTTACTTTCTCTCTATCATATGCTTTTCTTTGGGCTACATCTACATCACCATAAATTAGTGGCATATCTCGTAAGACAGGATCATTAGATCTATAAGTAATTAAATGACCATTATTTAAGTAATTTATTTCTTGTGAATATGCAGTTTTTCTTTCTTCTTTTGTTAATCCTTCTACATAGTAAGGAGAAGCTATATCAAAATATTTTTCAGAAATATGGGCACTTGGATAGGCAAAATTTTTATTTTCTTCATTCATTTTTGCATAATGCTCATCTATCATCTGTTTTTGTTTTTTTTCTTCTTCATTAACATAACCATTTCTAGCTTGGATAACTGTCTCTTCTTCTAGTGAATTTAATAAACTTGTAGTATTTAAACCATCAGAGTCTATATTTACACTTACTGCATCTGCTAATGTATCACTAGATTCTTTACTTGAATTATTATCTATATTTGTTACTTTTATAGCTCCTTTTAGTGAGCTAAATGATTGGGTTGTATTTGTTATTGTCATAATAATTCCATATTTGTACAATTTTATATATTCATTTAATAATATTATCATTTATCTTTATTATTTCTTAATATATTTATCTATAAAATATCTTATTTTATTATTAAAGGAAAAATTATGTTAAAAAATTGTTTTAGATTGGTACTAAAATTTATTTTGGTAATGTTTTTTGGTTTTTTATTTGCAACTAGTGCATCAGCTACAATAAATGAAAATGGTGCAATCATTGAAAATAACAGTTTTGCTACTGCATATCCAATAGGTTATTGGCAATATCATGCTTCAACAGTTTGTATGTTGGAAGCAGGTGAAACTGAAGCTTACTTTAGTTTTACGGCAAATAGTGGAGATAGAGTATATGCAAGCGCTATTCTTAGTCAAGATTATGTAAATTCGGGTATGACTATTCAAACATTCAATAATAATCAAGTCAGTTTAGCACCAGCTAGTGATGATGTAATTACTTCTGCTTCTGTACTTCCTTTTATTTTTGCAAATGCAAGTGCAACTTCAAACTCTCAAACATTTTTTATAAGGGTAACTAGAGGAAGTTATGTAGGAGATATGTTTTTCCCTATTTCTATCAACAATAGAATAAGTTCAGGAATGGGTACATTTAATTTTACGGGAACTGCTTCTAATACTGGTAATCCAAATATTTTAACTAATCCAAATGGTGTTGATTCTTCTGTTATTTACATGGATTTAACAAACAATACAACAATTCCAAATGGTGCTATTGTTAAATCTTTTGCTACAACAGGAACTCTTAATCCTAGTAATTTAGGTGGTATTACACATAAAATCTTATCAGCTGAAAATAATGTTTGGTACACAGCTATAGTATCTGGAACTTTTGGATTAACTACATCTAATAATTTAAAAGTTGCTAAAAAATGGAGTTTTAAATACAATTTTAAAGGTACTTCTTCATCAAAAATGTCAAATGTAAAAGCTAAAATTAGTTACGAATATGATTTAACTAATCAATTTCAATAGTAAATAAAAAAAAGGAGACTCAAAATAGAGGTTCCTTTTTTGATTATTTTTTCTATTAGTATTTATTATTTTCTATTCCTTCTATAATAGAAGTGGGTAGTTTTTCTGAAGACTTTATCTCTCCATCAAGTGTATCACCTGATATATTTAATCTGATATTATAAGAACTATTTTTATCTAAAGCACCTAAAAAATAACTGGCTGTTTCTAAAACTCTATTTTCATTTGAGTTATCTATAATTTTTATCTTTAAATCAC belongs to Arcobacter defluvii and includes:
- a CDS encoding DUF4885 family protein codes for the protein MTITNTTQSFSSLKGAIKVTNIDNNSSKESSDTLADAVSVNIDSDGLNTTSLLNSLEEETVIQARNGYVNEEEKKQKQMIDEHYAKMNEENKNFAYPSAHISEKYFDIASPYYVEGLTKEERKTAYSQEINYLNNGHLITYRSNDPVLRDMPLIYGDVDVAQRKAYDREKVNEQFQTLLNKYNVTIPQDTKLTFTIDPNTLKATVSGTDDETLAKAVEDVMNTANNAKELFRHIISSRSDDSTQYNGTSASKYNLTQNIKNVTGYNLKDLEIKDGKFVTEDGTNVAEIYIKKINENPNMSDFVKQMSIASNVAGLTKLAKNGFDSVPDLVLSIDYENGSFYDVKQSENFGTGKRQWIDELKASKPKNLTNLKIEEESSSKTEILKEAFEIISDENKNIKLLDKDRHILSKEELMLKYLLGYEEEIKNEDLYSFIEKLKKKVDEVKIDNNIS